In Herpetosiphon gulosus, the genomic stretch GACCGCCCGCAGATAATGCGACATGCCATCGAAAAAGTAGCTCTCGACTTCAACGCCTAAACCCCGCCATTGTTCAGCCAAAAACTCCGATTGGCTGGCGGGCACAACTTCGTCATTACGACTGTGCATCAACAAAATTGGCGGCAAATCGGCGCGAGGGTGTAATTGGGCCGAATAGGTGGCATAGCGTTGAATCTCCTGATCGGGATACCCCAAGGCAATCAGGGCTTGATCAAGCCCAAACGGCGGCATAAATGTTCCGGCTACAAAGCTCTCGCGCATAGCAAACAAATCGCTAATTGGCCCCAACAAAACCACACCAGTAAAACCAACATCATCTTGCAACAGGCGCAAAACGTGGAGGCTGCTATAACTGCCTGCCATAATCGCAATCTGGCTGCCATCGACTCCAACGAACGAGCCACCCCGAGCCAATGCCAACAAGCGCTTGAGATCGGCAATATCAGTTTCGAGGTCGAGGCTATAGGCTGGGCCAACTGCCAACACACTATAGCCGCGCTTGGCCAAGGGAATGCTAACGCTCTCCCATTCGTCGGCAGGGCCAGGGTAGACTGCCAACATCAAGGGCAAAGGCTGAGTTGCGGTAATTGGTCGATAAAGCAAGGTTAATTGTTGCTCGCCGTTATTGTTCCAAACTTGCACCTGTTGGCGCAAGGCTTGGGTTGGGTAGGGCGTAGTTCGGCTAACCACGCTGGTTGGGCCAAGCACGAGTTTTTCGACTGGATCATAACTTGGGGCAATTGCAGGCAAGAGCTGTACATGTTGCTCAGTTTGGGCCTGCTGCAAATCAACATCGAGCAAATAATCGCGATAGCTCGGCGCAGTAACCAGTAAGCGATATTCGTTAGCTGGCAAATTGCCAAGCTTATAACAGCCTTGACGATCGCTGCTGGCTCGATGTAAGCTGCCGTTGCGCTCGCTAACAGCCACAATTGCCCCAACGATTGGTTGCTGCTGTGCATTCTTAATACAACCAACGATGCTGCGATTAGCGATTGGCTGGCTTGGCATTTGGCCGTCGGCTCGCCATTGATCAAATTGATAACGCAGCGTATTACGAATTGGCCAAATCGTCACATTATCCGTGGTCAGCAGCCAGACCAAACCAATTGCCAAAAGGCCAATCATAATTCCCCCAATTTTGCGCCAAGAACGCTTGAACCATTGCATAATTTGCTCCTTTTGCAATTGAGTATGGCTTAATTTTGCTGGCTCAACCAGTTTGGATGCTGGCAATTACTGTACAACCAAGCTGTTAAGTGCTGCATGAGGCTTGGCAAGCGCTAAAAGTAACGCATAATAGCACTATTCAGCGCAAGAAATCTAGCTAGGCCAAGGGAGAAAAGTCGATGGTCGAGGCACATTTATTTGGGTTTG encodes the following:
- a CDS encoding carboxypeptidase regulatory-like domain-containing protein gives rise to the protein MQWFKRSWRKIGGIMIGLLAIGLVWLLTTDNVTIWPIRNTLRYQFDQWRADGQMPSQPIANRSIVGCIKNAQQQPIVGAIVAVSERNGSLHRASSDRQGCYKLGNLPANEYRLLVTAPSYRDYLLDVDLQQAQTEQHVQLLPAIAPSYDPVEKLVLGPTSVVSRTTPYPTQALRQQVQVWNNNGEQQLTLLYRPITATQPLPLMLAVYPGPADEWESVSIPLAKRGYSVLAVGPAYSLDLETDIADLKRLLALARGGSFVGVDGSQIAIMAGSYSSLHVLRLLQDDVGFTGVVLLGPISDLFAMRESFVAGTFMPPFGLDQALIALGYPDQEIQRYATYSAQLHPRADLPPILLMHSRNDEVVPASQSEFLAEQWRGLGVEVESYFFDGMSHYLRAVEPSLELDELYKITLDFLARVN